In the bacterium SCSIO 12741 genome, ATCACGTTAAGCTCCTGGAAGTCTCCAATCGCAATACGACGACCAATCTCGTCAAGGGTAATGTGTTTCTGAGTTCTTACACCTTGCTCACGCAACAGCTGCTGACGCTTTTGAGCAATGTTCTTCGCTTCTTTCTCATCTGGCATTACGTTAAACTTATCACCCGCACTTGGAGCTCCGTTCAATCCCAGAACACTAACTGGACGTGAAGGTCCTGCCTCAGCTACTTGCTGACCGCGTTCGTTGAACATAGCCTTAACCTTACCGGTGTAAGCACCTGCCAAAATCACATCTCCAACACGCATGGTACCGCTTTGTACCAACATAGTGGATACGTATCCTTTTCCTTTATCAAGAGCAGCTTCAATAACGGTACCATTGGCCCGTTTTTCGCCATCTGCTTTCAATTCGAGTAATTCAGCTTCAAGAAGCACTTTCTCTAACAGCTCCTCTACTCTCTGGCCTTTCTTGGCCGAAATATCTTCACTCTGATACTTACCTCCCCAATCTTCAACCAGGAAGTTCATAGCAGCGAGTTCTTCTTTAATTCTTTCAGGATTTGCACCTTCTTTATCCACCTTGTTGATGGCGAAAATGATAGGTACTCCAGCCGCTTGAGCGTGGTTAATAGCCTCCTTGGTTTGTGGCATCACATTGTCGTCAGCCGCAATCACGATGATGGCAATATCCGTCACCTGGGCACCCCGTGAACGCATCGCGGTAAAGGCCTCGTGACCCGGTGTATCCAGGAAGGTAATGGTCTTTCCATTTTCAAGCTTCACACTGTAGGCACCAATGTGCTGGGTAATACCCCCTGCCTCACCGGCAATCACATTAGCCTTACGTACGTGGTCAAGAAGAGAGGTTTTACCGTGGTCTACGTGACCCATTACGGTAACGATAGGCGGACGTTCGTTCATCCGTTCTTCCACATCTTCTTCGATCAGCTGATCATCCTCTGCTTCAGCCGTGGTGAATTCCATGGTAAAACCAAATTCTTCACCTACCACCTGCAGGGTTTCTTTATCCAAACGCTGGTTAATGGAAACGAAGAGTCCGAGCGACATACATGCTGCGATAACCTCGTTTACACTCACATTCATCAAGGAAGCTAATTCGTTTGCGGTGGCAAACTCTGTAATCTTCAAGATGCTTTGTTCAGCTTCCTGCTGCTTCATGAGCTCTTCCTGCTGTTGAGAAATCGCTTCACGTTTGGCACGTCTGTGTTTTGCACCTTTGGACTTACCTCCACCGCTACTCAAGCGAGCCAAGGTTTCCTTAATTTCTTTTTGGATGTCCTCCTGGGTAATTTCTGGTTGTGGCTCTCTCTTTTGGAATTTGCCTCTACCTTGTCCTTTACGGCGATCATTTCCACCGCGCTGACCTTGTCCAGGCCCGCCAGGTCTACCACCGGGTCTGCCTCCAGGTCTACCAGAATCAGGAGATATGCGCTTACGCTTTTTCTTCAGTTGCTGAATCTCTTTGTTATCATCAGAAGAGGCAACTGGTTTTTTCTTTTTCTTCTCGAATTGAGAGAGGTCAATTTTCTGTCCCGTGATTTTCGGTCCAGCCAACTTCTCCACCTTCGTTTCGATTTTCTCTGGCTTGGAAGGGGTCGCAGGCTTAGCAGGTGCTTCCTTCTTCGGCTCAGGTTTTTTAGCCACAGGAGGTTTTGGCTCCTCTTTCTTAGGAGGCTCCACCTCTTTCTTAGGCTTTGGCTTGGGCTCTGGTTCTTTTTTACCAGGGCGAGTTTTTAGGTTCAATGAATCCAGGTCGATCTTACCTACCAATTTAGGCCCTTTATCGTCCGGATCAGCAGGCGTTTCCACCTCTTCCATCTTCACTTGCTCAGGAGCAGCTTTTTTCTCTACCTCTGGCTCCTTAGCTTCAGGTTCCTCGGGCTTCTCCTCCTTAGGCAAATCGATAATTGGCTTAACGGATACATTCTTAATCACCACTTCCTCTTCCAGTTCATCGGTACGAGATGGTTTTTCTCTTACCTGATCTTCGATAGAAATGGTTACCCGTTTTTCCCGGTTTTTGCTGAGCTCCCGAGATTTTTCCTTCACCTGTTTGTCCGAAGAAAACTTTTGAAGCAGCAGGTCATAGGCATCCTCATCGATCTTCGAAGTAGGGCGACCATCGCACTCTATTCCGTTCTCGACCAGGAAGTCGGTAATGGTTTTAACCCCAACTCCTAATTCCTTAGCAACTTTACTTAACCTAATAGCTCCTGCCATATAATTCTTTAGTTATCAAACCCTTTAAAACAAAGGGGTAGCTTTCTTCGTGTGCAAATATAAAACTCTCGGCTAAACGCCTTTTTCGATCCCTTTCTAATCTTCAAATTCGGATCTCAAAATGCTTAGCACTTCTTCTACGGTCTCCTCTTCGAGGTCAGCGCGTTTTACCAGTTCTCTCTTACCCAAGTCGAGTACACTCTTAGCAGTGTCACAACCAATGGCTTTCAACTGGTCGAGAATCCAGTGATCGATTTCATCAGAGAATTCTTCCAGGTCTACGTCTTCAATATCTTCAGCTGATTCGCGGTATACGTCAATTTCGTATCCGGTCAAGCGGCTTGCCAACTTGATGTTGAATCCACCTTTACCAATGGCCAGGGAAACCTGATCAGGGCGAAGGTAAACGTCAGCTTTGCTCGCCTCATCGTCCAGATTCATATTCGAAATCTTAGCCGGGCTCAAAGCACGCTGGATGTACAACTGAGAATTGGAGGTATAGTTAATTACATCAATGTTTTCGTTGCGCAACTCACGTACGATACCGTGGATACGAGAACCTTTCATACCTACACAAGCTCCTACCGGATCGATACGATCGTCGTAAGATTCTACGGCTACTTTAGCTCTTTCACCTGGCTCACGTACAATGTTTTTAATGGTAATCAAACCATCAAAAATTTCAGGAACTTCCATCTCAAACAAGCGCTCCAAGAAGGCTGGAGAAGTTCTTGACAAGAAGATAATAGGTGAGTTGTTACGCATTTCTACTTTGGTTACTACCGCACGAACTGAGTCTCCCTTCTTAAAATAGTCAGAAGGAATTTGATCAGATTTAGGTAGCACCAACTCGTTGCCTTCATCGTCGAGCAACAAAATTTCTTTTTTCCAGATTTGGTAAACCTCTCCGTTTACGATATCTCCCACACGGTCCTTATACTTCTTGTAAATACCGTCTTTCTGTAGGTCGTGGATACGGGCGGCAAGGTTTTGTTTCAATGCAGTAATGGAGCGTCTTCCAAAATGCTCAATACGCAATTCCTCAGATACATCTTCCCCTACTTCGAAGTCGGGCTCGATTCTCTGAGCTTCAGTCAATGAAATTTCTGCATTCGGATCTTCTACTTCTCCATCTGGAACAATCACTCGGTTGTGCCATACTTCGAGGTCACCTTTATCGGGGTTAATAATGATGTCGAAATTCTCGGCGGTTCCAAACTGTTTGCCAATCACATTACGAAAAACATCTTCTACAATGTTCATCATCGTAACCCGATCAATGTTCTTCAGGTCTTTAAATTCCGAAAACGACTCAATTAATTCCTGCGTATTCATGACTTAACGATTTAAAAATCCAATATCAATTTTGTCTCTTTTATTTCCGCGAACGGGAACTCATGCTCCTGTTTCACTTCCACTTTTTTCTTCTTTCCTTCTACTCTTTCTTTCGAAGTAGTCTCTACTATGATGCGTTCGTCATTTACATCAACCAATTGGCCCTTCACCACCACTCCTTCTACTGGAGTTACTTTGACTTTGCGCCCTACATTTTTGGTGTATTGACGCATTACTTTGAAAGGCTTGGTTAAGCCTGGAGAGGAAACCTGAAGTTCAAAATCTTCTTTCTCCCGGTCAAGGCTGTGCTCTACATGACGCGAAACATTCACGCACTCCTGGATATTGAAGCCCTGATCTCCATCAATTTCGATAACAATTTTGTTGGAGCCACTCACGGTTATATCCACCACAAAGTACTCTGTACCATGTAGTTTCTCATCCACCAGTTGCGTTATTTGCTCTTTCGTAATCATGTTTTATAAACTAAAAAGAGGGGCTAAAACCCCTCCTCTCTATATCACTAATGACGTTTTGCGCCACAAATTTATGATTTTTCTTTCAATAATTATTCTTTTATAAAGCCATTCACGTATTTGACACTTCGTGTAATGTTTCCATCCTCATCGTAGAATTTCCAAACCCCGTTTTGGACCCCTTCTTTGTAGGATGTTTGGCTCTGAATTTTATCGCCTTTGTAGTAGGAAGTGCTCGGACCGTGAAGTCTATCGTCCTTATAACTGACTTTGCGCAGCAGCTGTCCCCACTCAGCATAGTATTCCCAGGTCCCGTTTTTTCTACCCTCTGTGTACGATCCTTTTTGATCGATATGCCCATGTGCGTAATAAAAAGTCCACATACCTTCTCTTATACCACCTTTGTAGGATCCGGTTTCACGAGGTTTTCCGGAAGAATAAAAGAATTCCCATTTACCTTCCTTTAAGCCATCCTTAAGTGAGCCGTGGTAATTGGTCTTACCGTTTTCGTACCAGCCGGTCCATTCGCCAACCATCTTACCCGCAGCAAAACTCCCCTTGTCTTTAGGGCCTTTGGATTCGTACCAGGAATTCCACTCTCCTTCTTCTTTACCGTTTTCGTAGTTCCCTTCCTGAAGCTTGTTTCCATTTTCGAACCAGGTGGTCCACAGCCCTTCTTTAATCCCTTGGGCATAATTCCCTTTTCTCCAGAGGCTGCCATCTTCATACCAGAAGTTCCACTCCCCATCTTTTTTTCCGGACCGGAATAGCCCTTCACTTTCTTTCACCTGAGAGTCTTCGAAATAGTAGGTCCAGAGGCTGTCTTGTAATCCCTGGTCAAAATAGCCAGACATGTAAAGGTGCCCGTCTTCCTGAATAAACTTCCAGAAGCCATCCTTTTCATCTTTTTGGTAAAACCCACTTACCTTGGATTGTCCATTGGCATACCAACTCTGAACGGCCCCTTGCTTCATGCCTTTTTCGTAATTCACTTCATTCTCGGGGCTACCGTTAGCAAAAAACTTCTTCCAAAGGCCAGTCTTTAAGCCTTGCTCGTAGCTTCCCGATTCTTCTATTTGATCTGCCGTGTACCAACGTTTGTAGGGGCCATCGAGAATTCCGTTTTTGTAGTGGTTCTCAGCCATTATGGACTGCCCCATGTATTTGTAGAAAACTCCGGTTCCATGGGTCAGAGATTGAGAGCCATCACGCTTCCAGGCATTTTCTAAACGCACCTCACGTTTGTTCCAGGTTTCTTCCTTATAGTTTTTTCCATCCGGAAAATAGTAGGTCCAAAGGCTGTCTTTGTACCCCCGTTCAAATTGTCCTTTGGCTCTTACCTGTCCCTCTTCAAACCAGGAGGTATATACACTATCTTGCAAATTGAAATAGAAGTAGCCTTCATTCATTTTTTGGCCATTCTCGTACCAAACGGTTACCGATCCATGCAACTTTCCTACGAGGTAGTGGCTCTCTTCTTTCAGCTTTCCGCTTTCGTACCAATAGGTCCACTTGCCGTCCTTTACTCCATCAACATAATTCCCTTCACTGAGTTTAAGGGTACTGTCTTTGTCGTAAAACCCGGTATAGTGTTGAACGTTTTGCGCCCAGGATGTGAGCCCAATAGTTATGAGTAGAAATGAAAAAATGCTGCGCATACCTGCTGATTTTCTGCAAATGTAGGAGGCGAAACGGGTGGCTATTGATCAGCGAAAAAAAATAATGAACAAATTGCCGAAGACTTCTTTTGCCCACTTCAACCCTTCCTGATAAACTGAAAAACAGCCTTCTAAGTATTCTTAAGCTAAACTCTTCAAAAAAAATTTCATGCGAGTTGTAAGATTTCTGGCCTCCTTGCTACTAATCCAATAAACACTAAAACATTTCGCCATGAAAACTCCCCATCTTATTTGGATTCTGGTTCTTTTCTTCGGGCTTTGGGCCTGCAAAAAAGAGCCCCTTGAACATCCTGAAACCAAAACAGGAACAATGGTTGTTGCGCAATCAGAAGATTCGAGCGCTTCACCAAGCCCTCAGCCCATTTCAGAAAACCGTTCCTCTTTATTCTGGAAAGTCTCTGGAGGCGACCTCGAAAAACCTTCCTACTTGTTTGGCACCATCCATTTGATACCGGAGCCCCAGCTGGGCTTTATTCCAACACTGGATTCACTTCTACTACTTAGCGACAGACTGGTACTCGAAGCCAACCCTCGAGATCCAGCTATTCAGGCAGCATCTAGTAAACACGCTGTCCTTGATCCGTCCTTAATCCAGGATATGTATACGCCGGCAGAAATGGCCATGCTCAGCCATTTTTGCGATTCCATTGGATTGGATTTTAACCAGCTGGTGCGGTATCAACCTCTTGTTATTGCTCAACTTATCACCACACGGGTTTTAGGTGCTGCCTATCCTTTGACGAGTTATGAAGATGAACTAATCCAACTGGCCGAGAAACGTGGAGTGATTCTGGATGGAGCCGAAGGTCCCGATTACGTCTATTCTTATCTAAGCAAATTAGATGCACTGGAACAGGCTGATAATCTGGTATTACTAACTGAGACGGCCAAACAAGACCCAAGATTGGGCTATGATGAAATGCTGGATACCTATCTTCGACAAGACATTGAGGGTCTTTACAACCTGGTAAAAACCGGTATGGGAAGTAGCCCTGAAAACATCAATATTCTGGTATCGGAGCGCAATGAATACTGGTTGAGTCACGGCTTAATCGATCAGCATGAAAGTCGGTTTATTGCCGTTGGTAGCGGCCACCTCTATGGAGAACGGGGCTTGATCCAGCTACTGAAGAAAAAGGGATACAAAGTAGAATCGATCCAGGTAAGCAAATGACACTACCACAAGGAACTGAACCCCAACTGGAAAAAATGATCCGGGATCACCTGCTGTTGATTCACAAGGTGTCCTGGTTCTATACCCGGGATCCGGAAGAACGGAAAGACCTGGCCCAGGAAATTGTGTATCAGATTTGTCGATCCTACTCCTCTTTTAAAGGAAACTCCAAGCCCAGCACCTGGATTTACCGAATAGGAATCAACACGGCTATTGGTCAGTTGCGCCAGAAAAAAATGATTACCGAACCCCTTTCCCAACACACTCATTTGGCCCAACCTGATGAGGAAAAAAGGGAGCAACAGAAAGAGCTCCAGCAAGCCATCCAACGATTGGATGAAGCTGAAAAATCACTGGTCATGCTCTTTCTCGACGACATTCCCTACCGAGAAATCGGTGAAATCCTGGGAATAAGCGAAAACCTGGTGGGTGTAAAAATTCACCGCATTAAAAACAAACTCAAAAAATTCATTCATGGAACTGCATAATTTAAAAACCGAATGGGCTCAAGTGAGCGAACAACTTCAGGAAACGCTTCCCGACCTTCCCTCTGCAGAAGTTCAGAGCGTCTACCAATCCATGCCTTACAAAAGACTCATTTATAACAACCTCTTAGAATTGGGCTTCAGCGCAATGGGTGTTCCCGTGGTAGGCTTGGCTATGCTTTTGATGGATCCTCAGGGATACCTTCCCGCCGGAGTTAAATGGTTGGCCTGGATTACAACATTTGTCCTTCTGGTCCCATCCTTTGCGCTCTTTCGAGCCATTCATCAACCCGACGCTTCGTTGAGCACCGTGTCCTACTTGAAAAGTGTGAGTAGCCGCATTCGGTTTTACCGCATATATCAAGTGGTGATGAATTTTTTCCTCTGTATGATCATTTGTATTCCCGGGTTCTTAACCTCTCGAAAGTGGATTCTAACCCTGGATGGAGAAACATTTGAAGGCGTTATCAATTTTCCTGAGCCCTATTTTACCCAATACGTTTTGGCAACGGGAGCCCTTTCCATCGTTATGTCGATTTTCGCTGCAGCCTGGGGATATACGGCCTATGCCATCTTTTATAAGAAACGAAAAGGAGCCTTGGATCGGATCATTTCAGGGTTTGAAGGACAGGCGGGATAACCGATATGTAGTAAGGGTAACAAAATGTGTCAGTGAACTAAACTAGCTTTGTTGTGTCAAAATTCTTGAGTTATGCGGATATTGTTTTCCTTGGGTTTTATCCTAACTGTACTTCTAAGCCAGGCTCAGGTCTCTCACATGGCCTGGGATGACCTGGTAAAAAAACATGTAGCTCCCAATGGGGATGTAAACTACAAAGGGTTTAAAGCCGATGAAAAGCACCTGGACGCCTATCTGGACATGCTGGCCAACAATGCTCCTCAGTCCAGCTGGGGCAAGGCTGAAATTATGGCCTATTGGATCAATGCCTACAATGCCTACACCGTAAAGTTGATTTGCAAGCACTACCCAGTGGAGTCCATCAAAGACTTGGGTGGAATGATCTATCAGGTGAACACCACCTGGGACATTGATTTCATAGAAATTGGTGGGGAGAAAATGAACCTCAACAACATTGAACACGACAAACTACGGGGTCAGTTCAAAGATGCCCGAATTCATTTTGCCGTGAATTGTGCCTCCATTAGTTGCCCACGACTGAGGAACGAAGCCTTTGTTGCCTCTAAACTGGAAAATCAACTCAACGATCAGGCTCGCTACTTCGTCAACAACTCCATTAAGAATCAAATTAAAGGAAAGGACAAGGTGTATATCAGCAAACTATTTAGCTGGTATTCCGGAGATTTTACCCGAGATGGGAAAACCATTCGGGAATACATTAATCAATATGCACAAAGCCCCATTCCGGCAAGCGCAGCCATTGATTACCTCGAGTACAACTGGAAGCTGAACGAAAAGAAAAATTAATTTAGCCCTCTATCCAAAGGAAAAGTATGAGCAGTAAAACTTATTATGACCCCGCTGACCTAAAAAAGTTTGGCGATATCGCTGAATGGAACGACGACCTTGCCAAACGTTTTTTTGATTGGTATAACGCCGTTTTTGAGGAAGGCTCGCTAAGTGCACGAGAAAAGTCTCTGATTGCTCTGGCCGTTGCTCACACGGTACAATGCCCTTATTGTATTGATGCCTACACGGTAGACGGAATGAAACGAGGAATTAGTGAGGAAGAAATGATGGAGGCCCTACATGTGGCCGGTGCCATTAGAGGAGGAGCTAGCTTGGTTCATGGTGTTCAGATGATGAACAAAGCCAAGAAGCTCGGCATGTAATTCCAGGGAATAGTCATTATGATTAAATCTTTAAAAGCTCAGAATCACCGATTGGCTTCTACTGAGGAGCAGCTTCAATTTTTGAACAATGGCATTTTTGCTTCGGGTGATCATGAGAAGTTTGAAATTTACCTTCAGCGCAATGAGCGATTTCCATTGCGCCCCGCTCAGCTGGAAATTCTCCAGGTGAATGTGGGCTATATGTGTAATCAAACCTGTAAGCATTGCCACGTAGACGCCGGACCTGATCGCAAGGAGATTATGACTCGGGAAACGATGGAGTTGTGCCTGGATGTCCTGGAGAAAAATCAGATTCCAACCTTAGACATTACCGGCGGGGCTCCGGAAATGAATCCCGACTTCAGATGGTTTGTTGAAGAGGCGCACAAGCGAGGTGTACAGGAGATCATTGTTCGATCCAATCTCACCATTTTGCTGGCCAATCCCAAATACCATGATTTGCCCGAGTTCTTTGCACAACACGGTATCCGGGTAGTATCTTCACTTCCCTATTACCGACGAAATAAAACGGACAGACAGCGAGGCAATGGCGTTTTCGATAAATCGATTGAAGCCTTGCAACGACTCAATGAAAAAGGATATGGCAAACCAGGCAGTGGCCTAATCCTCGATCTGGTTTACAACCCAAGTGGCGCATTTTTACCCGGCGATCAAATGCAATTGGAACTGGACTTTAAGCAAGCATTGAAAAAAGATTTTGACGTAAGCTTTAGTAACCTTTTCACCATTACCAATCTGCCCATTTCCCGTTTTCTGGATTACCTGATTGTGTCCGAAAACTACGAAGACTACATGGACAGATTGATCACTGCATTTAATCCCTCAGCCATTGATGGGGTCATGTGTCGCAATACCATATCGGTAGACTGGCAAGGCCACATGTACGATTGTGATTTTAACCAAATGCTGGAAATAAAAACCAGTCCGGCGGCTGGTCAGCACATCTCGGAGTTTGACCTAAAAAAGTTAACGAACCGAGCCATCCGAACGGATCAGCATTGCTTTGGCTGTACAGCTGGAGCAGGTTCAAGCTGCCAGGGTACGGTAGCCTGATTTCCCTCTAATTTATCGTAAGCGTTCCACCTCCTACATTAGATTGGTAGCTAATACTCACTGTTCCTATACAGGGTGGCAGATAAGGATAAGCCACTACTCCACCTAAAGGACCTAATAAGCAAGCTGGTAATCCACCTGCCGGAGTTGCATTTAGGGTAAGCGGTACAATAGGACAGGAACCACCGATCACTTCAACTTCATAGATATTCTCTCCATTCGGAGTGCTCCATACCTGATTGCTAAATGGAGGCGATTGCAGGTTATGATTTGTCCCGGGTGGACAAGAACTTGTGTAGGCCATGTCAATGGAAAAATCGTTTGAGGTGTTGTTGATAATAGTAAGTGATGTTTGTGCTTGAAGGGCCACAGAGGTCAATAGCACAATGGCCAAAATAGCTAAGGTTTTCATGAAAATTAAATTTAAGATTTATAGATTGCTTCACTAAAATTAGCACAACACCCTGATAATCAAATGCAATAATGCAGGAGATTTACCAAAGTCCCCTTTGAATAGACAAAACCTTTTCTCCTGTCGATTAAAAAAAGAGGATCAACCAGAGGTGTCTTTTATTAATGGCTGGTTTGGGTTTGCCATGTGGGGATAAAAAAAGCCTGCCTCATCAATTCAAATGGGCGATTTACGCGCAATACGCCCTACTTAGTTGTCCGAGGGTAATTCCCTGTAAAACGGTCATTGTCAATTCATAAAACCGAAAAAAGGCGATCTATTTTTGAATAAATCGTGCTTTCCAAAGCCGACCGCTTCGGCGGTCTAAAGCAGTCTGGCTATCGGGCTGCTTTTTTTATTTTGGCCTCCGCAAAAGATTAGGAAATGAAGTGGTTAACGACTTTATTGTGGGTCACCTGCCTGAGCGTTCCTTGCCCCCTCCTCGCTCAGCAGTCCGCCCCAAGCACGGAATCCTTGGTCCAGATTTGGAAGAAGGTATTACAGGAAAATCCAGATTCGGTATTGACTTTAACGGCCC is a window encoding:
- the infB gene encoding translation initiation factor IF-2, which produces MAGAIRLSKVAKELGVGVKTITDFLVENGIECDGRPTSKIDEDAYDLLLQKFSSDKQVKEKSRELSKNREKRVTISIEDQVREKPSRTDELEEEVVIKNVSVKPIIDLPKEEKPEEPEAKEPEVEKKAAPEQVKMEEVETPADPDDKGPKLVGKIDLDSLNLKTRPGKKEPEPKPKPKKEVEPPKKEEPKPPVAKKPEPKKEAPAKPATPSKPEKIETKVEKLAGPKITGQKIDLSQFEKKKKKPVASSDDNKEIQQLKKKRKRISPDSGRPGGRPGGRPGGPGQGQRGGNDRRKGQGRGKFQKREPQPEITQEDIQKEIKETLARLSSGGGKSKGAKHRRAKREAISQQQEELMKQQEAEQSILKITEFATANELASLMNVSVNEVIAACMSLGLFVSINQRLDKETLQVVGEEFGFTMEFTTAEAEDDQLIEEDVEERMNERPPIVTVMGHVDHGKTSLLDHVRKANVIAGEAGGITQHIGAYSVKLENGKTITFLDTPGHEAFTAMRSRGAQVTDIAIIVIAADDNVMPQTKEAINHAQAAGVPIIFAINKVDKEGANPERIKEELAAMNFLVEDWGGKYQSEDISAKKGQRVEELLEKVLLEAELLELKADGEKRANGTVIEAALDKGKGYVSTMLVQSGTMRVGDVILAGAYTGKVKAMFNERGQQVAEAGPSRPVSVLGLNGAPSAGDKFNVMPDEKEAKNIAQKRQQLLREQGVRTQKHITLDEIGRRIAIGDFQELNVIIKGDVDGSIEALSDSLQNLSTEKIQVNIIHKSVGQISESDVLLASASNAIIIGFQVRPSLNARAIAEKEMIDIRLYSIIYDAIEEVKQAMEGMLKPKVEERVVCNVEVRETFKISKVGTIAGCYVTDGTITRNTKIRLIRDGIVVYTGALGSLKRFKDDVKEVKKNFECGLNIENFNDVKVGDVIEGYEEVEVKQTLD
- the nusA gene encoding transcription termination/antitermination protein NusA; translated protein: MNTQELIESFSEFKDLKNIDRVTMMNIVEDVFRNVIGKQFGTAENFDIIINPDKGDLEVWHNRVIVPDGEVEDPNAEISLTEAQRIEPDFEVGEDVSEELRIEHFGRRSITALKQNLAARIHDLQKDGIYKKYKDRVGDIVNGEVYQIWKKEILLLDDEGNELVLPKSDQIPSDYFKKGDSVRAVVTKVEMRNNSPIIFLSRTSPAFLERLFEMEVPEIFDGLITIKNIVREPGERAKVAVESYDDRIDPVGACVGMKGSRIHGIVRELRNENIDVINYTSNSQLYIQRALSPAKISNMNLDDEASKADVYLRPDQVSLAIGKGGFNIKLASRLTGYEIDVYRESAEDIEDVDLEEFSDEIDHWILDQLKAIGCDTAKSVLDLGKRELVKRADLEEETVEEVLSILRSEFED
- the rimP gene encoding ribosome assembly cofactor RimP: MITKEQITQLVDEKLHGTEYFVVDITVSGSNKIVIEIDGDQGFNIQECVNVSRHVEHSLDREKEDFELQVSSPGLTKPFKVMRQYTKNVGRKVKVTPVEGVVVKGQLVDVNDERIIVETTSKERVEGKKKKVEVKQEHEFPFAEIKETKLILDF
- a CDS encoding TraB/GumN family protein, which produces MKTPHLIWILVLFFGLWACKKEPLEHPETKTGTMVVAQSEDSSASPSPQPISENRSSLFWKVSGGDLEKPSYLFGTIHLIPEPQLGFIPTLDSLLLLSDRLVLEANPRDPAIQAASSKHAVLDPSLIQDMYTPAEMAMLSHFCDSIGLDFNQLVRYQPLVIAQLITTRVLGAAYPLTSYEDELIQLAEKRGVILDGAEGPDYVYSYLSKLDALEQADNLVLLTETAKQDPRLGYDEMLDTYLRQDIEGLYNLVKTGMGSSPENINILVSERNEYWLSHGLIDQHESRFIAVGSGHLYGERGLIQLLKKKGYKVESIQVSK
- a CDS encoding sigma-70 family RNA polymerase sigma factor, translated to MIRDHLLLIHKVSWFYTRDPEERKDLAQEIVYQICRSYSSFKGNSKPSTWIYRIGINTAIGQLRQKKMITEPLSQHTHLAQPDEEKREQQKELQQAIQRLDEAEKSLVMLFLDDIPYREIGEILGISENLVGVKIHRIKNKLKKFIHGTA
- a CDS encoding DUF547 domain-containing protein: MRILFSLGFILTVLLSQAQVSHMAWDDLVKKHVAPNGDVNYKGFKADEKHLDAYLDMLANNAPQSSWGKAEIMAYWINAYNAYTVKLICKHYPVESIKDLGGMIYQVNTTWDIDFIEIGGEKMNLNNIEHDKLRGQFKDARIHFAVNCASISCPRLRNEAFVASKLENQLNDQARYFVNNSIKNQIKGKDKVYISKLFSWYSGDFTRDGKTIREYINQYAQSPIPASAAIDYLEYNWKLNEKKN
- a CDS encoding arsenosugar biosynthesis-associated peroxidase-like protein → MSSKTYYDPADLKKFGDIAEWNDDLAKRFFDWYNAVFEEGSLSAREKSLIALAVAHTVQCPYCIDAYTVDGMKRGISEEEMMEALHVAGAIRGGASLVHGVQMMNKAKKLGM
- the arsS gene encoding arsenosugar biosynthesis radical SAM protein ArsS (Some members of this family are selenoproteins.) — encoded protein: MMIKSLKAQNHRLASTEEQLQFLNNGIFASGDHEKFEIYLQRNERFPLRPAQLEILQVNVGYMCNQTCKHCHVDAGPDRKEIMTRETMELCLDVLEKNQIPTLDITGGAPEMNPDFRWFVEEAHKRGVQEIIVRSNLTILLANPKYHDLPEFFAQHGIRVVSSLPYYRRNKTDRQRGNGVFDKSIEALQRLNEKGYGKPGSGLILDLVYNPSGAFLPGDQMQLELDFKQALKKDFDVSFSNLFTITNLPISRFLDYLIVSENYEDYMDRLITAFNPSAIDGVMCRNTISVDWQGHMYDCDFNQMLEIKTSPAAGQHISEFDLKKLTNRAIRTDQHCFGCTAGAGSSCQGTVA